A region from the Camelus ferus isolate YT-003-E chromosome 1, BCGSAC_Cfer_1.0, whole genome shotgun sequence genome encodes:
- the IGSF5 gene encoding immunoglobulin superfamily member 5 isoform X4, whose amino-acid sequence MEGGCRGILATLVVLAGLAAFGSGYEIIEGPKNVTVLKGSEARFNCTISPGWKLIMWALNGTVVLSITPREPIITNDRFTSESYEVGGSFISEMIIHNVQLSDAGQVKCSLQNSDREGVAFLSVQVVGQLLLPGGSLVVIKDEPCNVTCRAVGWTPLPDISWEVGVPASHWNYYSVPEPDGRQSAVSVLALTPQGSGTVTCVANTKELQVHESVTVNLTVVQPPLGSIDKPEASLPTWAIILLAVSLSLLLILMIVLIIIFCCCCASRSEKEGSSYQSEISSFHKRTLCTMTVGPPALCQG is encoded by the exons ATGGAGGGCGGCTGCAGAGGCATCCTGGCCACGTTGGTCGTCCTGGCCGGGCTGGCAG CTTTTGGATCTGGCTATGAAATCATAGAAGGTCCCAAGAATGTCACAGTGCTGAAGGGCTCGGAGGCTCGTTTCAACTGCACCATCTCGCCGGGCTGGAAGCTCATCATGTGGGCTCTGAACGGCACGGTGGTTCTGAGCATCACGCCCAGGGAGCCCATCATCACCAACGACCGCTTCACCTCCGAGAGCTATGAGGTGGGCGGCAGCTTCATCTCCGAGATGATTATCCACAACGTGCAACTCAGCGATGCCGGGCAGGTCAAgtgcagcctccagaacagtgaccGGGAGGGGGTTGCTTTCCTTTCCGTCCAAG ttgtGGGGCAGTTGCTCCTTCCTGGAGGCAGTCTGGTAGTCATTAAAGATGAGCCTTGTAACGTGACTTGCCGCGCAGTGGGCTGGACCCCACTCCCAGATATTTCCTGGGAAGTCGGGGTTCCGGCGAGCCATTGGAACTATTATTCCGTTCCGGAGCCGGATGGTCGTCAAAGTGCGGTGAGCGTCCTGGCGCTCACGCCCCAGGGCAGTGGCACTGTGACTTGTGTGGCTAACACGAAGGAGCTGCAAGTCCACGAGTCTGTAACTGTAAATCTGACTGTGGTTCAGCCTCCCTTGG GCAGTATTGATAAACCAGAAGCATCGTTGCCTACCTGGGCCATAATTCTACTCGCAGTATCGTTGTCATTGCTTTTGATCCTGATGATTGTTCTGATTATaatattctgctgctgttgtgcCTCCAGGAGCGAGAAAGAAG gaTCTAGTTATCAAAGTGAAATAAG CTCTTTCCACAAGAGGACGCTGTGCACCATGACTGTTGGCCCTCCTGCTTTGTGTCAAGGTTAA